The proteins below come from a single Juglans regia cultivar Chandler chromosome 12, Walnut 2.0, whole genome shotgun sequence genomic window:
- the LOC109004760 gene encoding ribosome biogenesis protein NOP53 → MGKKAKSSRKGKKAWRANISTEDIEHFFEKSTKDALSGGSLSSAPSDSLFVLDRSKDLAVRRKIEKHREKVLRCDSLLEKNPFVQPVPSSTLKKTKRMHKEVSKANDATEDCPKGDSTTASGMDDIWDEKGEGNGDAIKRLKPSIIPAVEVEPPGCSFNPSVESHQEVLAHAVAEEMQKVYQKELGPQPVPLTVPGEVIDEEDMYFIEADKGSDDDETNLETSGENEESALDKRSSRTKRLTRVVLNRRARQKEKLRKEAEARRVDEISKEIDCLPDIIHEIAKEDEDKQKRHLRRVVAKQERLKSCPPRLGRHKYEPAPVQVLLSEEITGSLRKLKGCCTLVKDRYKSLEKRGLVIPTVKSRK, encoded by the exons ATGGGGAAGAAGGCGAAGAGCTCCAGAAAGGGGAAGAAGGCATGGAGGGCAAACATAAGCACGGAAGATATCGAACACTTCTTCGAGAAGTCCACCAAAGATGCTCTCTCTGGTGGCTCTCTCTCCTCCGCCCCCTCCGACTCCCTCTTTGTTCTTGACAGATCCAAAG ATCTAGCTGTGAGGCGGAAGATTGAAAAACATAGGGAAAAAGTACTCCGCTGTGACAGCCTGCTAGAGAAGAACCCTTTTGTTCAGCCAGTTCCATCATCAACActgaagaaaacaaagagaatgCACAAGGAGGTTTCAAAAGCAAATGATGCAACTGAAGATTGTCCCAAG GGTGATTCTACCACAGCTTCTGGCATGGACGACATATGGGATGAGAAAG GTGAAGGCAACGGCGATGCCATAaag AGATTGAAGCCTTCAATTATTCCAGCAGTAGAAGTTGAGCCTCCAGGTTGCTCATTCAATCCCTCAGTAGAAAGTCATCAG GAGGTGCTGGCTCATGCTGTTGCAGAAGAAATGCAGAAGGTCTATCAAAAAGAGTTGGGCCCTCAGCCAGTTCCATTAACTGTGCCTGGGGAAGTCATCGATGAAGAAGAT ATGTATTTTATTGAGGCAGATAAGggaagtgatgatgatgagacTAATTTGGAAACTTCGGGTGAAAATGAGGAGTCTGCCCTGGATAAAAG GTCAAGTAGAACAAAGAGGTTGACACGAGTTGTGTTGAATAGGAGAGctagacaaaaagaaaagctgAGAAAGGAAGCAGAAGCTAGAAGGGTGGATGAAATATCTAAAGAAATTGACTG TTTACCAGATATCATTCACGAAATAGCCAAGGAGGACGAGGATAAGCAGAAAAGACACCTCCGGCGAGTTGTAGCCAAACAAGAAAGACTAAAGTCATGTCCACCACGCTTGGGGAGGCACAA ATATGAGCCCGCCCCAGTTCAAGTGCTACTATCTGAAGAAATAACTGGATCACTCCGCAAGTTGAAG GGTTGTTGCACCCTTGTGAAGGACCGGTATAAGAGCCTAGAGAAAAGAGGATTGGTTATCCCAACAGTCAAAAGCAG GAAGTAG
- the LOC109004759 gene encoding uncharacterized protein LOC109004759 isoform X1 — MRTFAAQLTSYLCKTKPRWNVQSRNFSSFNGKDELFIEQDAERKIGWLLKLIFAGTASAVAYQFFPYLGDNLMQQSVSLLHVKDPLFKRMGASRLARFAIDDERRMKIVELGGAQELLNMLGAAKDDRTRKEALKALAVLSHSDEAVKALHHAGAVSIIRCTPDSLEDAEVEKYKSSMLKRFQDLRYDVSS; from the exons ATGCGCACTTTCGCAGCCCAGCTCACTTCT TATTTATGTAAAACTAAACCTAGATGGAATGTGCAATCTCGCAATTTCTCGTCATTCAATGGAAAAG ATGAGCTCTTCATTGAGCAGGATGCTGAAAGAAAGATAGGGTGGTTATTGAAGCTAATCTTTGCCGGGACTGCATCTGCTGTTGCTTACCAGTTCTTTCCCTACCTGG GAGATAATTTGATGCAACAGTCTGTGTCACTTTTGCATGTCAAGGATCCACTGTTTAAGAGAATGGGAGCATCTAGATTAGCTCGGTTTGCAATAGATG ATGAAAGGAGAATGAAAATAGTAGAGCTAGGTGGGGCTCAAGAACTCTTAAATATGTTGGGGGCCGCTAAAGATGACCGCACACGGAAGGAAGCTTTGAAGGCCCTTGCTGTACTCTCACACTCAG ATGAAGCTGTTAAAGCTTTGCACCATGCTGGAGCAGTCTCAATTATTAGGTGTACCCCTGATTCCTTGGAGGATGCAGAAGTTGAGAAATACAAGTCGAGCATGCTAAAGAGATTCCAAGATCTGAGATATGATGTTTCATCTTAA
- the LOC109004704 gene encoding transcription factor bHLH61-like isoform X1: MISISELIDLLFLNSSIEIKERAERKIKIRSRINPWSLVSREHNLREAMHEKLQLLRSITNSHAVIFQLNDSSIVLDASKYIEELKQKVEILNQDLETAQTSSDQNPLPVATVETLEKGFLVNVSSDHKSCPGLLVSILEAFEELGLNVQEARVSCADNFLLQAVGENEEQAESNDAQVVKEAMVQAIKNWSGSTELE; encoded by the exons ATGATATCGATTTCAGAGCTCATCGATCTCCTATTTTTAAACAGCTCGATCGAGATCAAAGAGAGAGCTGAAAGAAAGATAAAGATCAGATCGAGAATTAATCCATGGTCATTGGTTTCTAGGGAGCACAACCTGAGAGAAGCAATGCATGAGAAGCTGCAACTACTCCGTTCCATTACTAACTCTCATGCTGTAATTTTCCAG CTTAACGATTCCTCAATCGTTTTAGATGCATCAAAGTACATTGAAGAGCTAAAACAGAAAGTGGAAATACTGAATCAAGATTTAGAGACTGCACAAACCTCAAGTGATCAAAACCCACTGCCTGTG GCTACGgtagaaaccctagagaaggGCTTCCTAGTAAATGTATCATCAGATCATAAAAGTTGCCCAGGCCTGCTTGTCTCAATATTGGAAGCTTTTGAAGAACTGGGTCTTAATGTTCAGGAAGCTAGGGTTTCTTGTGCAGATAATTTCCTGTTACAAGCAGTTGGAGAA AATGAAGAACAAGCCGAAAGCAATGATGCTCAAGTGGTGAAAGAAGCAATGGTGCAGGCTATTAAGAACTGGAGTGGAAGTACTGAACTAGAATAG
- the LOC109004704 gene encoding transcription factor bHLH61-like isoform X3, with translation MISISELIDLLFLNSSIEIKERAERKIKIRSRINPWSLVSREHNLREAMHEKLQLLRSITNSHAVIFQLNDSSIVLDASKYIEELKQKVEILNQDLETAQTSSDQNPLPVATVETLEKGFLVNVSSDHKSCPGLLVSILEAFEELGLNVQEARVSCADNFLLQAVGE, from the exons ATGATATCGATTTCAGAGCTCATCGATCTCCTATTTTTAAACAGCTCGATCGAGATCAAAGAGAGAGCTGAAAGAAAGATAAAGATCAGATCGAGAATTAATCCATGGTCATTGGTTTCTAGGGAGCACAACCTGAGAGAAGCAATGCATGAGAAGCTGCAACTACTCCGTTCCATTACTAACTCTCATGCTGTAATTTTCCAG CTTAACGATTCCTCAATCGTTTTAGATGCATCAAAGTACATTGAAGAGCTAAAACAGAAAGTGGAAATACTGAATCAAGATTTAGAGACTGCACAAACCTCAAGTGATCAAAACCCACTGCCTGTG GCTACGgtagaaaccctagagaaggGCTTCCTAGTAAATGTATCATCAGATCATAAAAGTTGCCCAGGCCTGCTTGTCTCAATATTGGAAGCTTTTGAAGAACTGGGTCTTAATGTTCAGGAAGCTAGGGTTTCTTGTGCAGATAATTTCCTGTTACAAGCAGTTGGAGAA TAA
- the LOC109004704 gene encoding transcription factor bHLH61-like isoform X2 has protein sequence MISISELIDLLFLNSSIEIKERAERKIKIRSRINPWSLVSREHNLREAMHEKLQLLRSITNSHALNDSSIVLDASKYIEELKQKVEILNQDLETAQTSSDQNPLPVATVETLEKGFLVNVSSDHKSCPGLLVSILEAFEELGLNVQEARVSCADNFLLQAVGENEEQAESNDAQVVKEAMVQAIKNWSGSTELE, from the exons ATGATATCGATTTCAGAGCTCATCGATCTCCTATTTTTAAACAGCTCGATCGAGATCAAAGAGAGAGCTGAAAGAAAGATAAAGATCAGATCGAGAATTAATCCATGGTCATTGGTTTCTAGGGAGCACAACCTGAGAGAAGCAATGCATGAGAAGCTGCAACTACTCCGTTCCATTACTAACTCTCATGCT CTTAACGATTCCTCAATCGTTTTAGATGCATCAAAGTACATTGAAGAGCTAAAACAGAAAGTGGAAATACTGAATCAAGATTTAGAGACTGCACAAACCTCAAGTGATCAAAACCCACTGCCTGTG GCTACGgtagaaaccctagagaaggGCTTCCTAGTAAATGTATCATCAGATCATAAAAGTTGCCCAGGCCTGCTTGTCTCAATATTGGAAGCTTTTGAAGAACTGGGTCTTAATGTTCAGGAAGCTAGGGTTTCTTGTGCAGATAATTTCCTGTTACAAGCAGTTGGAGAA AATGAAGAACAAGCCGAAAGCAATGATGCTCAAGTGGTGAAAGAAGCAATGGTGCAGGCTATTAAGAACTGGAGTGGAAGTACTGAACTAGAATAG
- the LOC109004759 gene encoding uncharacterized protein LOC109004759 isoform X3, with protein sequence MECAISQFLVIQWKRSLPSLCPIDHFSAYDELFIEQDAERKIGWLLKLIFAGTASAVAYQFFPYLGDNLMQQSVSLLHVKDPLFKRMGASRLARFAIDDERRMKIVELGGAQELLNMLGAAKDDRTRKEALKALAVLSHSDEAVKALHHAGAVSIIRCTPDSLEDAEVEKYKSSMLKRFQDLRYDVSS encoded by the exons ATGGAATGTGCAATCTCGCAATTTCTCGTCATTCAATGGAAAAGGTCGCTTCCTTCTCTTTGTCCAATCGACCATTTCTCTGCTTATG ATGAGCTCTTCATTGAGCAGGATGCTGAAAGAAAGATAGGGTGGTTATTGAAGCTAATCTTTGCCGGGACTGCATCTGCTGTTGCTTACCAGTTCTTTCCCTACCTGG GAGATAATTTGATGCAACAGTCTGTGTCACTTTTGCATGTCAAGGATCCACTGTTTAAGAGAATGGGAGCATCTAGATTAGCTCGGTTTGCAATAGATG ATGAAAGGAGAATGAAAATAGTAGAGCTAGGTGGGGCTCAAGAACTCTTAAATATGTTGGGGGCCGCTAAAGATGACCGCACACGGAAGGAAGCTTTGAAGGCCCTTGCTGTACTCTCACACTCAG ATGAAGCTGTTAAAGCTTTGCACCATGCTGGAGCAGTCTCAATTATTAGGTGTACCCCTGATTCCTTGGAGGATGCAGAAGTTGAGAAATACAAGTCGAGCATGCTAAAGAGATTCCAAGATCTGAGATATGATGTTTCATCTTAA
- the LOC109004761 gene encoding uncharacterized protein LOC109004761, producing MGAKKRRQPLRIPLSDSTNLTIPSTTLTLSTPFPLSRHANVFHAFNNDDPTSFSSPPPQSLNAFSVHGIGTCEITETCSVYGRRKTTDKQNSKARSIAAPSSCPPAVKTQQTIRKRINKDRDKSQSEASIAPPKKKQCRVDVSNHDLPQDFIEQQRQYFAEIDAYKLEEEEVESGEQLE from the exons ATGGGTGCTAAGAAACGTCGCCAACCCCTCAGAATACCCCTCTCCGACTCTACCAACCTCACCATCCCATCTaccactctcactctctcaacCCCTTTCCCCCTTTCCCGTCATGCCAATGTTTTCCACGCTTTCAACAACGACGACCCTACCTCCTTTTCTTCTCCTCCGCCACAGTCGCTCAATGCTTTCTCAGTTCACG GTATTGGTACTTGTGAGATAACCGAGACTTGTTCAGTTTATGGTCGACGAAAGACTACAGATAAACAAAACAGTAAAGCGAGATCAATTGCTGCACCTTCGAGTTGCCCTCCTGCAGTAAAGACCCAGCAGACTATccg GAAAAGAATAAACAAAGATAGAGACAAAAGTCAATCAGAAGCAAGTATCGCACCTCCTAAAAAG AAGCAGTGTCGTGTAGATGTTTCAAACCATGACTTGCCCCAAGACTTCATCGAGCAGCAGAGGCAATACTTTGCAGAGATTGATGCCTATaaactggaagaggaagaggttgAATCAGGTGAACAGTTAGAGTAG
- the LOC109004762 gene encoding protein NRT1/ PTR FAMILY 5.1 yields MEACKGYTQDGTVDLRGRPVLASKTGKWKACAFLIGYEALERMAFNGIASNLVNYLTTQLHQDTVSSVRDVNNWSGAVWITPILGAYIADSYVGRFWTFTVSSLIYVMGMVLLTTVVSLKSLRPSCTNGVCNKASSSEISFFYLSLYTIAIGAGGTKPNISTFGADQFDDFNPHEKELKVSFFNWWMFSTFLGALVATLGLVYIQDNLGWGLGYGIPTAGLLLSLFIFYIGIPIYRHKVRKTKSPARDLIRVPIAAFKNRKLQLPNNPSELYEFELQHHTSSGKRQVHHTTIFRFLDKAAIKDDSLDASRPPCTVTQVEGAKLILGMILIWLVTLIPSTIWAQINTLFVKQGTTLNRSLSPNFRIPAASLGSFVTLSMLIFVPMYDRYFVPFMRRRTGNSRGITMLQRLGIGFFIQVIATGVAFAVEVRRMHVIRVNHIVGPKQIVPMSIFWLLPQYVLLGIADVFNAIGLLEFFYDQSPENMQSLGTTFFTSGIGVGNFLNSFLVTMVDKITGRDGGKSWIGNNLNDCHLDYYYVFLLLISIINLGAFLWASSKYVYKKEITEAKEGCLQMEGRVLDISPLGLQV; encoded by the exons ATGGAAGCCTGCAAAGGTTATACCCAAGATGGCACCGTTGATCTTCGTGGCCGCCCCGTACTTGCATCTAAAACTGGGAAATGGAAAGCCTGCGCTTTCCTTATTG GTTATGAGGCATTAGAGAGGATGGCCTTCAACGGAATAGCGTCCAACTTGGTGAATTACTTGACAACCCAACTTCATCAAGACACAGTTTCATCAGTAAGGGATGTGAATAACTGGTCCGGAGCTGTGTGGATTACACCAATTCTTGGTGCTTACATTGCAGATTCTTACGTGGGTCGCTTCTGGACTTTCACAGTCTCATCACTCATATACGTCATG GGGATGGTGCTTCTGACAACAGTAGTTTCACTCAAAAGCTTGAGGCCATCATGTACAAATGGAGTCTGCAACAAGGCCTCCTCTTCAGAGATTTCCTTCTTCTACTTATCTCTCTACACTATAGCAATTGGGGCAGGTGGAACGAAGCCCAACATATCCACCTTTGGCGCAGACCAGTTTGATGATTTCAACCCCCATGAGAAAGAGCTCAAGGTTTCATTCTTCAACTGGTGGATGTTCAGCACTTTCTTAGGCGCTTTAGTTGCCACTCTTGGCCTTGTTTATATTCAAGACAATCTTGGATGGGGATTAGGCTATGGTATACCTACGGCCGGGCTTCTGCTGTCcctatttattttctacataGGGATCCCAATCTACAGGCACAAAGTTAGGAAGACTAAAAGCCCTGCAAGGGACTTGATTCGAGTCCCTATTGCTGCCTTCAAAAATAGGAAGCTTCAACTACCTAACAACCCCTCAGAGCTTTATGAGTTTGAGCTGCAGCATCACACAAGCAGTGGCAAGAGACAGGTCCATCACACCACCATTTTCAG GTTCTTGGACAAGGCTGCAATAAAAGATGACAGCTTGGACGCCTCAAGACCACCATGCACAGTGACTCAGGTCGAAGGAGCGAAGCTAATTTTGGGGATGATACTGATATGGCTTGTAACACTAATTCCTAGCACGATTTGGGCACAAATCAACACTCTTTTTGTCAAACAAGGTACCACCTTAAATCGAAGCCTGAGCCCCAATTTCCGGATTCCAGCTGCCTCGCTAGGGAGCTTCGTGACTCTCTCCATGCTCATTTTTGTGCCCATGTATGACCGTTACTTTGTGCCATTTATGCGTCGGAGAACTGGAAATTCTAGGGGAATCACAATGCTTCAGAGGCTGGGCATTGGGTTTTTCATCCAAGTTATTGCCACTGGAGTTGCTTTTGCTGTGGAAGTTAGGCGCATGCATGTCATAAGAGTGAACCACATAGTAGGTCCCAAGCAAATTGTTCCTATGAGCATATTTTGGCTATTGCCCCAATACGTTCTACTAGGCATTGCGGATGTGTTCAATGCAATTGGGTTGCTAGAATTCTTCTATGATCAGTCTCCAGAGAACATGCAAAGTCTTGGGACAACGTTCTTCACAAGTGGGATTGGTGTTGGCAACTTTTTGAACAGCTTTCTGGTGACAATGGTGGATAAAATTACAGGAAGGGACGGGGGGAAGAGTTGGATAGGCAACAATTTGAATGACTGTCACTTGGATTACTATTACGTGTTCCTGCTGCTCATATCCATAATTAATTTAGGGGCCTTTCTGTGGGCATCAAGTAAATACGTTTACAAGAAGGAGATCACAGAAGCGAAGGAGGGTTGTCTTCAAATGGAGGGCAGAGTCTTAGATATATCTCCTCTGGGGTTACAGGTATAA
- the LOC109004758 gene encoding alpha-soluble NSF attachment protein 2 has product MGDQIARAEEFEKKAEKKLNGWGLFGSKYEDAADLFDKAANSFKLAKSWDKAGSTYVKLANCHLKLESKHEAAQAYVDSAHCYKKTSVNEAISCLEQAVNLFCEIGRLSMAARYLKEIAELYESEQNIEQSIVYFEKSADFFQNEEVTTSANQCKQKVAQFAAQLEQYQKSIEIYEEIARQSLNNNLLKYGVKGHLLNAGICQLCKGDVVAITNALERYRELDPTFSGTREYRFLADIAAAIDEEDVVKFTDVVKEFDSMTPLDSWKTTLLLRVKEKLKAKELEEDDLT; this is encoded by the exons ATGGGGGATCAGATAGCGAGAGCAGAGGAGTTCGAGAAGAAAGCAGAGAAGAAGCTCAACGGCTGGGGATTGTTCGGCTCCAAATATGAAGACGCAGCCGATCTCTTCGATAAAGCTGCCAATTCCTTCAAGCTCGCCAAATCCT GGGATAAGGCTGGATCAACATATGTAAAGTTGGCAAATTGTCATTTGAAG TTGGAAAGTAAACATGAAGCTGCCCAAGCTTATGTTGATTCTGCTCATTGCTACAAGAAGACATCTGTAAATG AGGCCATATCTTGCTTAGAGCAGGCAGTAAATCTGTTTTGTGAAATTGGAAGGCTCAGCATGGCTGCGAGATACCTAAAG GAAATTGCTGAATTGTATGAGTCTGAACAGAACATTGAGCAGTCTATTGTTTACTTTGAGAAGTCAGCTGACTTCTTCCAAAATGAAGAGGTTACAACTTCTGCCAATCAGTGCAAGCAGAAAGTAGCACAATTTGCTGCTCAACTAGAACA ATACCAGAAGTCAATCGAGATTTATGAAGAGATAGCACGACAGTCACTCAATAACAATTTGCTTAAGTATGGAGTTAAAGGGCATCTTCTTAATGCGGGCATTTGCCAACTCTGCAAAGGCGATGTTGTAGCCATTACCAATGCATTAGAGCGATATCGG GAACTCGATCCAACTTTTTCTGGAACACGTGAATATAGATTCTTAGCG GATATTGCTGCTGCAATTGACGAGGAAGATGTTGTGAAGTTTACTGATGTTGTCAAAGAATTCGATAGTATGACTCCGTTG
- the LOC109004759 gene encoding uncharacterized protein LOC109004759 isoform X2, with protein MECAISQFLVIQWKRSLPSLCPIDHFSAYVADELFIEQDAERKIGWLLKLIFAGTASAVAYQFFPYLGDNLMQQSVSLLHVKDPLFKRMGASRLARFAIDDERRMKIVELGGAQELLNMLGAAKDDRTRKEALKALAVLSHSDEAVKALHHAGAVSIIRCTPDSLEDAEVEKYKSSMLKRFQDLRYDVSS; from the exons ATGGAATGTGCAATCTCGCAATTTCTCGTCATTCAATGGAAAAGGTCGCTTCCTTCTCTTTGTCCAATCGACCATTTCTCTGCTTATG TTGCAGATGAGCTCTTCATTGAGCAGGATGCTGAAAGAAAGATAGGGTGGTTATTGAAGCTAATCTTTGCCGGGACTGCATCTGCTGTTGCTTACCAGTTCTTTCCCTACCTGG GAGATAATTTGATGCAACAGTCTGTGTCACTTTTGCATGTCAAGGATCCACTGTTTAAGAGAATGGGAGCATCTAGATTAGCTCGGTTTGCAATAGATG ATGAAAGGAGAATGAAAATAGTAGAGCTAGGTGGGGCTCAAGAACTCTTAAATATGTTGGGGGCCGCTAAAGATGACCGCACACGGAAGGAAGCTTTGAAGGCCCTTGCTGTACTCTCACACTCAG ATGAAGCTGTTAAAGCTTTGCACCATGCTGGAGCAGTCTCAATTATTAGGTGTACCCCTGATTCCTTGGAGGATGCAGAAGTTGAGAAATACAAGTCGAGCATGCTAAAGAGATTCCAAGATCTGAGATATGATGTTTCATCTTAA